In one window of Corynebacterium incognita DNA:
- a CDS encoding formate/nitrite transporter family protein translates to MALNDIAAGAVAKKVGLLDSSFARFATRSTLAGVYLTMGTAFAGVVGHAVGQYAPALGGIVFALLFGLGLFCIVVLGADLATGNMMYMVYGAMQGKVSWGKGFWLMFVTTFFNLVGVALFAAIMGMSAKLGGMEPTHLLATLTEGKLTKTPVGMFFEAIAANFVVNMAILAGAFAKDFAGKFMAIIMIIAAFVGLGLEHVIANFCLVLLTAFSSDPLPAALTVGNVLLNWTIVWVGNVIGGGFLIGGIYAWLNSGENSEMYRD, encoded by the coding sequence ATGGCATTGAATGACATTGCTGCGGGTGCAGTGGCGAAGAAGGTCGGCCTGCTCGACTCTTCCTTCGCGCGCTTTGCCACCCGTTCCACGCTCGCGGGCGTTTACCTCACCATGGGCACCGCGTTTGCGGGCGTCGTCGGTCACGCGGTGGGTCAGTACGCCCCGGCGCTGGGCGGCATCGTATTCGCCCTGCTTTTCGGCTTGGGGCTGTTTTGTATCGTCGTTCTTGGCGCGGACCTGGCCACCGGCAACATGATGTACATGGTCTACGGCGCGATGCAGGGAAAGGTGAGCTGGGGCAAGGGCTTCTGGCTCATGTTCGTCACCACGTTCTTCAACCTGGTGGGTGTGGCACTGTTCGCTGCGATTATGGGAATGTCCGCCAAGCTCGGTGGGATGGAGCCAACTCACCTTCTGGCTACGCTCACCGAGGGGAAGCTCACCAAGACGCCGGTGGGTATGTTCTTTGAAGCTATCGCCGCCAACTTCGTGGTCAACATGGCCATCCTGGCGGGCGCCTTCGCCAAGGATTTCGCCGGCAAGTTCATGGCCATCATTATGATCATTGCCGCCTTTGTGGGCCTCGGCTTGGAGCACGTCATCGCAAACTTCTGCTTGGTGCTGCTCACCGCCTTCTCCTCTGATCCGCTGCCTGCCGCGCTGACCGTGGGCAATGTCCTGCTCAACTGGACCATCGTCTGGGTGGGCAACGTGATCGGCGGCGGCTTCCTCATCGGCGGCATTTACGCCTGGCTGAACTCCGGTGAAAACTCGGAGATGTACCGCGATTAA
- the map gene encoding type I methionyl aminopeptidase, whose translation MGFRRRSKRIPAKTPGELDAMAAAGNVVGQALAAVRDAAAPGVSTLELDRIAEEVIRGAGAVPTFKGYEGFPASICSSINEVIVHGIPSADDVVVPGDLISIDCGATLDGWVGDSAISIAIGEVDPDVEKLNKATEWVLYEGLQAMVPGNRLTDVSHALEVATRAAEERFDVPLFIVDGYGGHGIGRTMHEDPYLANEGKPGRGPEIQEGSVLAIEPMLALGTEDSAVLEDEWTVVTTDFSYAAHWEHTVAATAEGPRILTRRSGK comes from the coding sequence ATGGGTTTTAGGCGCCGCAGCAAACGTATCCCCGCGAAGACTCCGGGGGAACTGGACGCGATGGCCGCGGCCGGCAATGTAGTCGGTCAGGCTCTCGCCGCAGTGCGTGATGCTGCGGCGCCTGGCGTTTCTACCCTCGAGTTGGACCGCATCGCTGAGGAGGTCATTCGCGGCGCTGGTGCGGTGCCGACGTTTAAGGGCTACGAAGGCTTCCCCGCGTCCATTTGCTCGTCGATCAACGAGGTTATTGTCCACGGAATCCCCTCCGCCGATGATGTTGTGGTTCCCGGGGATCTCATCTCTATCGACTGCGGCGCCACCTTGGATGGCTGGGTGGGGGATTCCGCCATCAGCATTGCTATCGGTGAGGTAGACCCGGACGTCGAGAAGCTCAACAAAGCCACCGAATGGGTTTTGTATGAAGGGCTTCAAGCTATGGTCCCGGGCAACCGGTTGACCGACGTCTCACACGCCCTGGAGGTGGCCACCCGCGCCGCGGAGGAGCGTTTCGACGTCCCGTTGTTCATCGTGGACGGCTACGGTGGGCATGGCATTGGCCGCACGATGCACGAAGACCCTTACCTGGCCAACGAAGGCAAGCCCGGCCGCGGGCCAGAAATCCAAGAAGGATCCGTGCTGGCTATCGAGCCCATGCTGGCTTTGGGCACCGAAGATAGCGCAGTCCTTGAAGACGAGTGGACCGTGGTGACCACCGATTTCTCTTATGCGGCCCATTGGGAGCACACCGTGGCGGCGACAGCCGAGGGCCCTCGCATCCTTACGCGTCGTTCTGGTAAATAG
- a CDS encoding adenylate kinase produces MRLVLLGPPGAGKGTQAAILSEKLGIPHISTGDLFRANIGEGTPLGKEAKEYIDAGKLVPTDVTARMVEDRLTQEDAQGGFLLDGFPRTVEQAEILKDLLAKNGHTLDGVLNFEVSEDVVVERMLARGRADDNEETIRTRLGVYRDETFPLIQHYGDDIISIKAEGDVEEINERAMKAVGR; encoded by the coding sequence ATGCGTCTCGTACTTCTCGGCCCTCCCGGTGCCGGCAAAGGCACCCAAGCAGCCATCCTTAGCGAAAAGCTCGGCATCCCACACATTTCCACCGGCGACCTGTTCCGCGCCAACATTGGCGAGGGCACCCCGCTGGGTAAGGAAGCCAAGGAATACATTGACGCCGGCAAGCTCGTGCCGACCGATGTCACCGCGCGCATGGTTGAAGACCGCCTCACCCAGGAGGACGCCCAGGGTGGCTTCCTGCTGGACGGCTTCCCTCGTACCGTCGAACAGGCGGAGATTCTGAAGGACCTGCTGGCCAAGAATGGCCACACGCTCGATGGCGTGCTGAACTTCGAGGTGTCTGAGGACGTCGTCGTGGAGCGCATGCTCGCTCGTGGCCGTGCAGATGACAACGAAGAGACCATCCGTACCCGCCTTGGCGTGTACCGCGACGAGACCTTCCCGCTCATTCAGCACTACGGCGATGACATCATCTCCATCAAGGCTGAGGGCGACGTTGAGGAGATTAACGAGCGCGCCATGAAGGCGGTCGGTCGCTAG
- the rpsH gene encoding 30S ribosomal protein S8, whose protein sequence is MTMTDPIADMLSRVRNASNAHHDTVSMPSSKLKVNIAEILKSEGYIADYQVEENKGKTLTLELKYNNRERSLSGLRRVSKPGLRVYAKSTNLPKVLGGLGVAIISTSQGLLTDRQAEEKGVGGEVLAYVW, encoded by the coding sequence ATGACCATGACTGATCCTATTGCCGACATGCTGTCGCGCGTGCGTAACGCAAGTAACGCACACCACGACACCGTGTCGATGCCTTCCTCCAAGCTCAAGGTGAACATCGCCGAGATCTTGAAGTCTGAGGGCTACATTGCTGACTACCAGGTTGAGGAAAACAAGGGCAAGACCCTGACCCTCGAGCTGAAGTACAACAACCGCGAGCGCTCCCTGTCGGGCCTGCGTCGCGTGTCCAAGCCGGGCCTGCGTGTCTACGCAAAGTCCACCAACCTGCCGAAGGTCTTGGGTGGCCTGGGCGTGGCAATCATTTCCACGTCTCAGGGTCTGCTCACCGACCGTCAGGCTGAAGAGAAGGGCGTAGGCGGAGAAGTTCTCGCCTACGTCTGGTAA
- the secY gene encoding preprotein translocase subunit SecY, whose product MSAILQAFKDADLRKKIIFTIVMIIAYRIGAQIPTPGVDYASIAGRLRQLTEQSGDLYSVINLFSGGALLQLSIFAIGIMPYITSSIIVQLLTVVIPHFEQLKKEGQSGQTKMTQYTRYLTVALALLQSSGIVALADRQQLLGQGVEVLQADRNIFTLIMMVIVMTSGAVLVMWMGELITEKGIGNGMSLLIFAGIATRLPTDGMNILKNNGGLVLSMIILGMIVLVIGITFIEQGQRRIPVQYAKRMVGRRQYGGSSTYLPLKVNQAGVIPVIFASSLIYMPVLITQIVNSGTATPPDNWWQRNVISWLQAPSSWQYILLYFALTIFFSYFYVSVQYDPAEQADNMKRYGGFIPGIRPGRPTAEYLGFVMNRLLAVGALYLGAIAVLPNILMDLGVGGSSAGGSAFGGTAILIMVSVALTTVKQIESQLLQSNYEGLLK is encoded by the coding sequence GTGTCCGCTATTTTGCAGGCTTTTAAGGACGCCGATCTGCGGAAGAAGATCATCTTCACCATCGTGATGATCATCGCCTACCGCATCGGTGCACAGATCCCGACGCCGGGCGTGGATTACGCGTCGATTGCCGGCCGTCTTCGTCAGCTCACCGAGCAGTCTGGTGATCTGTACTCGGTCATTAACCTGTTCTCTGGCGGCGCGCTACTACAGCTCTCCATCTTCGCCATCGGCATCATGCCGTACATTACGTCCTCAATTATCGTGCAGCTGCTCACCGTGGTTATTCCGCACTTCGAGCAGTTGAAGAAGGAGGGCCAGTCTGGCCAGACCAAGATGACGCAATACACGCGGTATCTCACCGTCGCGCTGGCGTTGTTGCAGTCGTCTGGCATTGTCGCACTGGCAGACCGTCAGCAGCTGCTGGGCCAGGGCGTGGAGGTACTGCAGGCGGACCGAAACATCTTTACGCTCATCATGATGGTCATCGTCATGACCTCCGGCGCGGTGCTCGTCATGTGGATGGGTGAGCTGATTACCGAGAAGGGCATCGGCAATGGCATGTCCCTGCTGATCTTCGCTGGCATCGCCACCCGCCTGCCCACGGACGGCATGAACATCCTGAAGAACAACGGCGGCTTGGTGCTGTCCATGATCATCCTCGGCATGATCGTCTTGGTTATTGGCATTACGTTCATTGAGCAGGGCCAGCGCCGTATCCCGGTGCAGTACGCCAAGCGCATGGTGGGCCGCCGCCAGTACGGTGGCTCCTCCACCTACCTGCCGCTGAAGGTCAACCAGGCCGGCGTTATCCCGGTCATCTTCGCGTCCTCTCTCATCTATATGCCGGTTCTGATCACGCAGATCGTTAACTCCGGCACTGCCACCCCTCCGGACAACTGGTGGCAGCGCAACGTCATTTCGTGGCTGCAGGCACCGAGCTCCTGGCAGTACATTCTGCTCTACTTCGCGCTCACCATCTTCTTCTCGTACTTCTACGTCTCCGTGCAGTACGACCCTGCGGAGCAGGCCGACAACATGAAGCGCTATGGTGGATTTATCCCAGGCATTCGTCCTGGCCGCCCGACCGCGGAGTACCTCGGCTTCGTTATGAACCGCCTGCTGGCAGTCGGCGCACTCTACTTGGGTGCCATCGCGGTTTTGCCGAATATCCTGATGGACCTTGGCGTGGGCGGTAGCTCGGCCGGCGGTTCCGCCTTCGGCGGTACGGCCATCCTGATTATGGTCTCGGTTGCCCTGACCACCGTCAAGCAAATTGAATCCCAACTCCTGCAAAGCAACTACGAAGGACTTCTCAAGTAA
- the rplR gene encoding 50S ribosomal protein L18 has product MANTENNKRTPIGKDISTRRREARARRHFRIRKTLRGTPEAPRMVIHRTSRHMHVQVIDDLAGHTLVAASTMEADVRALEGDKKAKGAKVGQLIAERAKAAGIEKVVFDRGGYKYHGRVAALADAAREGGLEF; this is encoded by the coding sequence ATGGCAAACACTGAAAACAACAAGCGCACCCCCATCGGCAAGGATATTTCCACTCGCCGTCGTGAGGCACGTGCACGCCGCCACTTCCGTATCCGTAAGACCCTCCGCGGTACCCCTGAGGCGCCGCGCATGGTCATCCACCGCACCTCCCGCCACATGCACGTTCAGGTCATCGACGACCTGGCGGGCCACACCCTAGTTGCTGCTTCCACCATGGAAGCAGACGTTCGAGCTCTCGAGGGCGACAAGAAAGCCAAGGGTGCCAAGGTCGGCCAGCTCATCGCTGAGCGCGCCAAGGCTGCCGGTATCGAGAAGGTCGTCTTCGACCGCGGTGGCTACAAGTACCACGGCCGCGTCGCAGCTCTGGCTGACGCCGCACGCGAAGGCGGTCTGGAGTTCTAA
- a CDS encoding FdhF/YdeP family oxidoreductase, which produces MSAPNKVNPIANEFDNPKVGNRVTAAAGIGGVMHAMQHAVPNRALLPLMTMNKDGGIDCPGCAWPEPPQEQLGVVEFCENGAKAIAQETTPDRVSREYFANTTVQQMREATDYELDQLGRLREPMLYDRSKGDEKYHPISWDEAFRLIAEQLKETEPNRSIWYTSGTAVNESAYVMGLLGRRMGTNNLPDCANMCHDSTGVALGKTVGVGKGSITMSDLHTTDLLLSVGQNPGTNHPRALTAFHKLKENGGKIVAINPLPETGLMKFKEPQSVKGALNIPNKLADEYVQVRLDGDRALFQQINKELIRRDALDHAFLDKFCSGVEETIEHLKGLDDAMLERGSGISQKEVNKIVDMVEKAETCVVAWTLGVTQHRNAVDTIQEMVNFLLLTGNMGKPGAGSAPFRGHSNVQGDRTMGIFEAMPEWFLSNLEKEFNIPIPREHGYSTVEAAEALRDGKCDFFLSLGGNYIRAVSDTGAVEAGMEKTKMSVHLLTKLNGTCAWPGEKGLILPVRSRSDIDIQRTGPQKVSVEASDSKVSASFPKRKANLDLKLKSEVEILGTIGKATFGDDFWQPMIDDYGVIRDHIANTIPGFENYNERLERPGGFMLPHAARERIFNTEDGKAHLTVNETNVIELEGDQLLLSTVRSHDQYNTISYGLDDRYRGVRGGRRVLFISKADLEQRGLKDGDLVDIVSNYADGERRAPNFRLVEYDTSKDCVTGYFPELNVLVPLSERAKGSKTPVSKSLKVTLEPLGRNAKDD; this is translated from the coding sequence ATGTCAGCGCCTAACAAAGTAAACCCCATTGCCAACGAGTTTGATAACCCCAAGGTTGGCAACCGCGTGACCGCGGCTGCCGGCATCGGCGGCGTCATGCACGCGATGCAACACGCAGTGCCGAACCGTGCGCTATTGCCGCTCATGACCATGAACAAGGACGGCGGCATCGACTGCCCGGGTTGTGCATGGCCAGAGCCGCCGCAAGAGCAGCTTGGAGTCGTTGAGTTCTGTGAAAACGGAGCGAAGGCGATCGCGCAGGAGACCACCCCGGACCGCGTCTCCCGTGAATACTTCGCTAACACCACCGTGCAGCAGATGCGCGAGGCCACCGACTACGAGCTGGATCAGCTGGGCCGCCTTCGGGAGCCTATGCTGTACGACCGCTCCAAGGGTGACGAGAAGTACCACCCGATCTCCTGGGATGAGGCGTTCCGCCTGATTGCTGAGCAGCTCAAGGAAACCGAGCCGAACCGCTCCATTTGGTACACCTCGGGCACTGCGGTCAACGAGTCGGCGTACGTCATGGGTTTGCTGGGGCGCCGCATGGGTACCAATAACCTGCCGGACTGCGCCAACATGTGCCACGACTCCACTGGCGTTGCCCTGGGCAAGACCGTGGGCGTCGGCAAGGGCTCCATCACGATGAGTGACCTGCACACCACGGACCTGCTGCTGTCCGTGGGGCAGAACCCGGGCACCAACCACCCACGCGCGCTCACCGCCTTCCACAAGCTGAAGGAAAACGGCGGCAAAATCGTCGCCATCAACCCGCTGCCCGAGACCGGCCTGATGAAGTTCAAAGAGCCGCAGTCGGTGAAGGGCGCCCTGAACATCCCGAACAAGCTCGCCGACGAATACGTGCAGGTACGCCTTGACGGCGACCGCGCACTGTTCCAGCAGATCAACAAGGAACTGATTCGTCGCGACGCCCTGGACCACGCCTTCCTGGACAAGTTCTGCTCCGGCGTGGAAGAGACCATCGAGCACCTCAAGGGCCTCGATGACGCGATGTTGGAGCGCGGCTCCGGTATCTCCCAGAAGGAAGTCAACAAAATTGTTGACATGGTGGAAAAGGCCGAGACCTGCGTCGTGGCTTGGACCCTTGGCGTGACCCAGCACCGCAACGCGGTGGACACCATCCAGGAAATGGTGAACTTCCTGTTGCTCACCGGCAACATGGGCAAGCCGGGAGCGGGCTCCGCGCCGTTCCGTGGCCACTCCAACGTGCAGGGCGACCGCACCATGGGCATCTTCGAAGCTATGCCGGAGTGGTTCCTGTCCAACCTGGAGAAGGAATTCAACATCCCGATCCCGCGCGAGCACGGCTACTCCACTGTTGAAGCGGCCGAGGCGCTGCGCGACGGCAAGTGCGACTTCTTCCTCTCCCTGGGCGGCAACTACATCCGCGCGGTTTCGGACACCGGTGCGGTGGAAGCTGGCATGGAAAAGACTAAGATGTCCGTGCACCTGCTCACCAAGCTCAACGGCACCTGTGCCTGGCCGGGTGAGAAGGGCCTCATCTTGCCGGTGCGTTCCCGCTCTGACATCGATATTCAGCGCACTGGTCCGCAGAAGGTATCCGTGGAGGCTTCTGACTCCAAGGTCTCTGCGTCGTTCCCCAAGCGCAAGGCCAACCTGGATCTCAAGCTGAAGTCCGAGGTGGAGATCCTGGGCACCATCGGTAAGGCCACCTTTGGTGATGACTTCTGGCAGCCGATGATCGACGACTACGGCGTCATCCGCGATCACATCGCCAACACCATTCCGGGCTTTGAAAACTACAACGAGCGTCTTGAACGCCCGGGTGGTTTCATGCTTCCGCATGCTGCGCGCGAGCGCATCTTCAACACCGAGGACGGCAAGGCGCACCTCACGGTCAACGAGACCAATGTCATCGAGCTGGAAGGTGACCAGCTGCTGCTGTCCACCGTGCGTTCCCACGACCAGTACAACACCATCTCTTATGGATTGGACGACCGCTATCGCGGCGTGCGTGGCGGCCGCCGCGTGCTATTCATCTCCAAGGCGGATCTGGAGCAGCGCGGCCTCAAGGACGGTGACTTGGTAGACATCGTCTCCAACTACGCCGACGGGGAGCGCCGCGCGCCGAACTTCCGCCTGGTGGAGTACGACACCTCCAAGGACTGCGTAACCGGCTACTTCCCGGAGCTGAACGTTCTGGTTCCGCTGTCTGAGCGCGCCAAGGGGTCCAAGACCCCGGTCTCTAAGTCGCTCAAGGTGACGCTGGAACCGCTGGGGCGTAATGCCAAGGATGACTAA
- the rplO gene encoding 50S ribosomal protein L15, producing MADIIKLHDLRPTKGANKPKTRVGRGEASKGKTAGRGTKGTKARKQVSAAFEGGQMPIHMRLPKLKGFKNPNKITYQVVNVSDLAKAFPNGGDVAVADLVAAGLVRKNQPVKVLGNGDISVKLNVTADKFSKSAVEKLEAAGGSTTATK from the coding sequence ATGGCTGATATCATCAAGCTGCACGATCTGCGCCCGACCAAGGGTGCAAATAAGCCAAAGACCCGCGTTGGCCGCGGTGAGGCATCCAAGGGTAAGACCGCGGGCCGCGGTACCAAGGGTACCAAGGCACGTAAGCAGGTTTCGGCAGCATTCGAGGGTGGCCAGATGCCCATCCACATGCGCCTGCCTAAGCTGAAGGGCTTCAAGAACCCGAACAAGATCACCTACCAGGTGGTTAACGTTTCTGACCTGGCCAAGGCATTCCCGAACGGCGGCGACGTTGCAGTTGCTGACCTCGTGGCTGCTGGCCTGGTTCGCAAGAACCAGCCGGTTAAGGTGTTGGGCAACGGCGACATCTCCGTCAAGCTCAACGTCACCGCAGACAAGTTCTCTAAGTCTGCAGTGGAGAAGCTCGAGGCTGCCGGTGGCTCCACCACCGCCACCAAGTAG
- the rpmD gene encoding 50S ribosomal protein L30, protein MALKITQVKGLVGTKPNHRKNIEALGLKRIGHTVVKNDTPIVRGMVHKVRHLVTVEEVAGE, encoded by the coding sequence ATGGCTTTGAAGATTACACAGGTAAAGGGCCTGGTAGGCACCAAGCCGAACCACCGCAAGAACATTGAGGCTCTTGGCCTCAAGCGCATTGGGCACACCGTCGTCAAGAACGACACCCCGATCGTTCGCGGCATGGTTCACAAGGTGCGTCACCTGGTCACCGTTGAAGAAGTGGCAGGGGAGTAG
- the rpsE gene encoding 30S ribosomal protein S5 — protein MSDREQRDGGRSAENKNNKRDGRNDRRNDRRNQDNERDKYIERVVTINRVSKTVKGGRRMGFTALVVVGDGQGMVGVGYGKAKEVPAAIQKGAEEARKNFFRVPMIAGTITHPVQGEDAAGIVMMKPAAPGTGVIAGGAVRPVLECAGVQDILSKSLGSDNALNVVRATVDGLKQLVRPEEVAARRGKTLEEVTPARMLRKRAGQEA, from the coding sequence ATGTCGGACCGTGAACAGCGTGACGGCGGACGCTCCGCCGAGAACAAGAACAACAAGCGCGATGGCCGCAACGACCGTCGCAACGATCGTCGTAACCAGGACAACGAGCGCGATAAGTACATCGAGCGCGTTGTGACCATCAATCGCGTGTCCAAGACCGTCAAGGGCGGCCGCCGCATGGGCTTCACCGCCCTCGTGGTGGTCGGCGACGGCCAGGGCATGGTTGGTGTTGGCTACGGCAAGGCTAAGGAAGTCCCTGCTGCAATTCAGAAGGGTGCCGAGGAAGCTCGCAAGAACTTCTTCCGCGTCCCGATGATCGCAGGCACCATCACCCACCCGGTTCAGGGTGAGGACGCTGCTGGCATCGTGATGATGAAGCCTGCTGCTCCTGGTACCGGTGTTATCGCCGGCGGCGCTGTCCGTCCGGTTCTCGAGTGCGCTGGCGTGCAGGACATCCTGTCGAAGTCCCTGGGCTCCGACAACGCCCTCAACGTCGTCCGCGCTACCGTGGACGGCCTCAAGCAGCTGGTACGCCCTGAAGAGGTCGCCGCACGTCGTGGCAAGACCCTCGAAGAGGTCACTCCGGCCCGTATGCTGCGTAAGCGCGCAGGTCAGGAGGCGTAA
- the fdhD gene encoding formate dehydrogenase accessory sulfurtransferase FdhD has translation MAGRINQTYSVTRVRLDDDGGVTQVDTRADTVTAEEPLEIRVGGQTITTTMRTPGHDIELAHGFLHGEGHISLARDVANARYCAGATGDDGHNTYNLLDVEFAAPERVLSLKDLRLTTTTSACGVCGSTSIDSVFKNSRYPIAPMPLDPAVISKLPDALREQQKQFRKTGGIHAAGAFDAQGNPLVIREDIGRHNAADKVIGHMLLEGQLPANHHFLVMSSRASFELVQKAVMAGFSALVAVSAPSSLAIDLAREAGLGLVGFARDNRFNIYSGELSR, from the coding sequence ATGGCTGGACGAATCAATCAGACTTATTCCGTAACCCGCGTGCGTTTGGACGACGACGGCGGTGTTACGCAGGTGGATACCCGCGCGGACACGGTCACAGCCGAAGAACCGCTGGAGATCCGCGTGGGCGGGCAGACCATCACCACAACGATGCGCACCCCCGGTCACGACATCGAATTGGCGCATGGTTTCTTGCACGGCGAAGGCCACATCAGCCTGGCACGCGACGTCGCTAACGCGCGCTACTGCGCTGGCGCCACGGGTGACGACGGCCATAACACCTACAATCTCCTCGACGTTGAGTTTGCCGCACCGGAACGCGTGCTGTCGCTGAAGGATTTGCGCCTGACCACCACCACGTCGGCATGCGGCGTGTGCGGCTCCACCTCCATCGACTCGGTGTTTAAGAACTCCCGCTACCCCATCGCGCCCATGCCGTTGGACCCCGCCGTCATTTCCAAGCTTCCCGACGCCCTGCGGGAACAGCAGAAGCAGTTCCGCAAGACCGGGGGCATCCATGCGGCGGGCGCCTTTGATGCGCAGGGCAACCCCCTCGTCATCCGCGAGGACATCGGCCGCCACAACGCCGCAGACAAAGTCATCGGCCACATGCTCCTAGAAGGACAATTGCCCGCGAACCACCACTTCCTTGTGATGAGTTCACGGGCATCGTTTGAGCTCGTTCAAAAGGCCGTCATGGCCGGGTTCTCCGCGCTCGTCGCAGTGTCTGCACCCTCCTCGCTCGCCATCGATCTCGCACGCGAGGCAGGGCTTGGCCTCGTGGGCTTCGCGCGCGATAACCGTTTCAATATCTACTCCGGCGAGCTGTCGCGTTAG
- the rplF gene encoding 50S ribosomal protein L6: MSRVGLAPIALPSGVEIKVDGQNVEVKGSKGTLSQEIPAPISVAVEDGQIVVSRPDDHRKNRALHGLSRSLVNNMVVGVTEGYTIKMEIFGVGYRVQQKGKNLEFALGYSHPILIEAPEGITFAVDGNTKFSITGIDKQVVGQIAANIRRLRKDDPYKGKGIRYEGEQVRRKVGKTGK, encoded by the coding sequence ATGTCTCGAGTAGGTCTAGCTCCTATCGCTTTGCCGAGCGGCGTCGAAATCAAGGTTGACGGCCAGAACGTTGAGGTAAAGGGCTCCAAGGGCACCCTGTCCCAGGAGATCCCGGCACCGATCAGCGTTGCTGTTGAGGACGGCCAGATTGTCGTTTCTCGCCCGGACGACCACCGCAAGAACCGTGCTCTGCACGGCCTTTCCCGCTCCCTGGTGAACAACATGGTTGTTGGTGTGACCGAGGGTTACACCATCAAGATGGAAATCTTCGGCGTTGGCTACCGCGTCCAGCAGAAGGGTAAGAACCTGGAGTTCGCCCTTGGTTACTCCCACCCGATCCTCATTGAGGCTCCGGAGGGCATCACCTTTGCTGTTGACGGCAACACCAAGTTCTCCATCACCGGTATTGACAAGCAGGTTGTCGGACAGATCGCCGCGAATATCCGTCGTCTCCGTAAGGACGATCCTTACAAGGGCAAGGGTATCCGTTACGAAGGCGAGCAGGTCCGTCGCAAGGTCGGAAAGACGGGTAAGTAA
- a CDS encoding DUF6457 domain-containing protein, with product MAKDNPQEMESAHQWLVTAAEQLGLDKTEATSLTRELLDLTKDVAHNRSRPAAPLTAYLVGLASKDGAEARGHVEKLRALIASGEDLDDAAEDASAES from the coding sequence ATGGCTAAAGACAATCCCCAGGAAATGGAATCTGCGCACCAGTGGCTAGTCACCGCCGCTGAACAGCTTGGCTTGGACAAAACCGAAGCGACGTCCCTCACCCGTGAGCTCCTCGATCTCACCAAGGACGTGGCCCACAACCGTTCTCGCCCCGCTGCCCCGCTGACCGCGTACTTGGTTGGCCTCGCATCCAAGGACGGCGCCGAGGCCCGCGGGCACGTCGAAAAGCTCCGCGCCCTCATCGCCTCCGGCGAGGATCTTGACGACGCCGCGGAAGACGCCAGCGCCGAGTCCTAG
- a CDS encoding L,D-transpeptidase, which yields MLNSARKNSALRRRLVAVTAAVAVGFSGGVVAPTATAQSSQPTTIDSMSSDLIDKSGLERLYNTTREDAWDVRNQVMTRLQDVDPATARSLRGAVDGLVDLLFPGLVAQKKAEERAEQKRRAAAKAKADRIARAKAAEERRKLREAREAEERARKASAAKKAAAKKAAAKKRYNTGPCPADADVCVDRNGRRTWLQENGRVTYVAAGMAPGKPGEETPAGTFYVNRKIKDEISYEFNNAPMPYAIYFTNNGHAFHAGDPAYLSNGCVRLTYEAAQKYFQELQIGDKVFIY from the coding sequence ATGTTGAACTCCGCTCGTAAGAACTCTGCCTTGCGCCGCCGCCTGGTTGCCGTGACGGCAGCCGTTGCCGTTGGCTTCAGTGGCGGCGTCGTAGCGCCGACCGCTACCGCGCAGTCCTCCCAGCCCACCACCATCGATTCCATGTCCTCGGACTTGATCGACAAGTCCGGCCTGGAACGTCTGTACAACACCACCCGTGAGGATGCTTGGGACGTCCGTAACCAGGTGATGACCCGCTTGCAGGACGTTGACCCGGCCACCGCGCGTTCCCTGCGCGGCGCCGTTGACGGTCTGGTGGACCTCCTGTTCCCGGGTCTGGTGGCCCAGAAGAAGGCAGAGGAACGCGCGGAGCAGAAGCGTCGCGCGGCAGCGAAGGCGAAGGCTGACCGCATCGCCCGCGCCAAGGCTGCTGAGGAGCGCCGCAAGCTGCGCGAGGCCCGCGAGGCTGAGGAGCGTGCCCGTAAGGCATCTGCAGCGAAGAAGGCTGCTGCTAAGAAGGCTGCCGCGAAGAAGCGCTACAACACCGGCCCGTGCCCGGCTGATGCCGACGTGTGCGTGGACCGTAACGGTCGCCGCACCTGGCTGCAGGAAAACGGCCGCGTGACCTACGTGGCTGCAGGCATGGCCCCGGGCAAGCCGGGCGAGGAGACCCCAGCGGGCACGTTCTACGTCAACCGTAAGATCAAGGACGAGATCTCCTACGAGTTCAACAACGCTCCGATGCCATACGCCATTTACTTCACCAACAATGGCCACGCATTCCACGCTGGTGATCCGGCCTACCTGTCCAACGGCTGCGTACGCCTGACCTACGAGGCAGCACAGAAGTACTTCCAGGAGCTGCAGATCGGCGATAAGGTCTTCATCTACTAG